The Zea mays cultivar B73 chromosome 7, Zm-B73-REFERENCE-NAM-5.0, whole genome shotgun sequence DNA segment TGGAGGATAAAGACCTGTCTAGAAGTCTTTGTTTTTGTCTTGGCTGTATGGGTCCTAGACGAGCGTATTTTATTTCCCGGCAACATCATAGGCTCTGGCTTGAATTTATATCCAGAAAGGCTGAAGAATATGAGTCTTTTAATTCTTGAAGTACCTAAAAACTGAACAATCCGAGTCTTTTGCTTCTTCCCATTTGTAGATAaataaaggaaaaaggaaaaaacgaGGTGTATGTTTCCCATGTCAGCCCACGAGACCCAAAACATACGCACATCCTTTTTTGCCTTATCTGTGCATCCGTTCAGCTCCGCTATCACATGGCAGAGCGAGCGCCGCCGGGTGATGCCTGACACGGTGATGGTTCCACCTCCATTCCTCTGACCCACAATTCGATTCCCCGATCTCCTTACAACCTGACATGGCGAGGGGGCAACCCGGGCACCTGGTGACCAGTGGCAGGCCGTTTGGGTTTGGCATGGCTGGTGGCTTCTCACTGTCCTTGGATTTTGGCTCGCTGCTCGCAGCGTGCTGTCTGCCTGTCCCTGCAAGGTAGCCTGGCCGGCTGGCCCCATGCTGGCAGGGGTGCAGGAAGGCAGGCACGTAGCGCCTGGCGGCTTGGCGCCTGGGGCTGAGTGGAGCCAGCCCCAGCCTGCAAGTCATGTCATGACTTCGTGAGGGTTTAGGAGGGCAGATGTTTATAAAAAAAATTATGCGCTAGTCATTGCAGCCAGGACTGCAATCCGAAGAGGGAGGATTTGCGCTAGAAAGTAGCAGATGGAAAGATATGTTGGTTTTTGGGCTTGCACCAAGAAACGTGGTGGTTTCGGACCGAACAGGAAGCACACATGATTCTTGTTTATCTTTATTTACGAGACATGGCTTTAGAGGAATCTTACATGTTACATGTAAGATCATGGACAACGGAAGACTTCACATAACACATCATCTAGATTGAATGGTTATTATAGAGGGTGACCCGTCAAAAAACTCGCTCTTTTTAGTGTGAAATGAAAAGATACTGTAAGATATAAGATCACTTTATCACACTTCAGCTATCCTCTAAGTATGAAAAGTTTAGCAAATGGCTTCTTCTGTTATCATATCTTATCAGGCTTCGTGTTAGTATTAATAATAGTTGTTAGTTATCGTGATAACAATCTTATCAGGCTTAAGAAACTGACATGTTCTCAACAATTCAGTCTGTGGAACCATATCTTTTAGGTTTCGAagttaccaaatgaaagagaagcTATTTATGGTGCATTGGACAAGTGGAGTGCTTTCGAACCTGAATTTCCTATTATAGCAGCAGCAAAAGCTTTGGGGATGTTGAAAAGGCGACGACAATGGTTAAGAATAATCCAGGTATGGCCGTTATGGACAAAAGCGGTTCGGCTGCTTTAAAGCCAGCAGCTCCGGCCTCCGGTTGCCGCTGCTGGCATGTACAGAGAGAAACACTGTACAAATATGGTGAACTTCAGCAGCAACAGCCCTGCGTTGCAGCCAGCCGAACAGCAGAAAGACATTGTAGTAGTTGCTAGCAAGTCAAGAGTTTAGGTGTTCTTATTTGGAGTTCTGTTATTGCAGTCTCTGATAACAAACTAGTTTTGCCAGGCACCTGCTGAATGTCAATGCTTTTTTCACAGGTAACCAAGTGGTTGATGAGCAAAGGACAGGTGCTGACATGGACAACATATGATACACTTCTGCTCGCACTTCTTATGGATAAACGGGTAGACGAAGCTGAGTCAGTTTGGAACACTGTAATACAGACTCATACCCGCTCAGTGCCCAAGAGGTTGTTCTCTCGGATGATCTTGATCTACGACATTCACCAGCGCCCAGATAAAGTTTTGGAGGTATATCTTACCCATCTTCACCTTCTTGTAGGATTAAGCGACGTTAACCCTGCCTCCCCTTCCCTCGCTGTCGTTGAATTTGCGGCTCAGTACTGGCTTTCTTTATATCCCAACTATATTCGCTGACGGGGACATGAATAATTCTATGGCAATAAATTATGAGTCAACagaaataattctatgataataaaTTACGAGTCAATCTTTCCACTGGAACCAAAATTATGAGTTGGCTGATGCTTAAGTTCTGAAAATCACGCAAAGTCATGTGCTGTTCAATGTTCAAGGGTAAGCAGCATTCATGCGGTCACCCTCACCCGTCTAGTACTGTTCATGGAGCCTAACCGTAAGCGACAGGTTATTCATCGTAACTAACAGGCCATATGGGAACAGGATGGGAAGCGGTTCCTTGTATGTGGTCTAGCAGGCCTGTTTCCATTACACTTGTCTAGCTGGCTGCTCAGATTTGTAGCTTACCTTTTTCTCTTCAGAAACAGATGCATGGAAGCATTTACTGTGTTCTTGTTGCCAATTTCAGATATTCGCGGATATGGAGGAGTTAGGTGTGCGTCCGGACGAGGATACAGCGAGACGGATCGGAAAGGCATTCGTGGCTTCTGgccaagaagaaaaggagaagcatGTCCTCGAGAAATACTTGAAGAAGTGGAAGTACATCCATTTCAACGGCGAGCGCGTTCGCGTGCGGAGGGACGGACCATTGGCGTAGTGCCCGTTTTCTGAAAAATGCTCGAACCTATCAGAGTATCGTGCCGGTAGGCGGTAGGGCAGGGGAGATGCTGTTACTGCCGCTGTGACAGTCAGGCACATGGATATCGGCACTAGTCCCTATCCTATGTATGTGGAATGGAACGGAAACTGGAGATTGGTTCCATGGCTCTAGCCTGTGGAGGAGACGAGCGGATGGGGGGTGGCTGGCTACTACCGGCGAGATAGTGATTTAATAGGCACTACATAGGCGTCCAGTGATTGCGATGGCTTTAACTTGCGTATGTGTCTGCGGAATGGTCCCGTGCTATTTCGGTGACTTGTGCTTGTGGAATTGTGAACACCCACTGGAAAGTGTATATCATGAGAGGGACGATACCTGACGTCTGGGCCCATGGCTTGCTGATTTCACGCAACGAACCATTTTCTGTTTGTTGCGGTGCCCCGGGGTTCACGTACTTGTTCTGTTCTTGTGATCTGGCACAGAGCTGTTGGCTTATCCATTTCTATGCCCATCCTTCTTCAGCAAATGATCATGTGAGTTGCGTTCCGTTTGTTCTGTCTGGCACTCAACCCACATGGTGCGTGTCAGTGTTTG contains these protein-coding regions:
- the LOC100282749 gene encoding pentatricopeptide repeat-containing protein At4g18975, chloroplastic-like isoform X1 encodes the protein MAGAFAFRLVPRLAAEPAARGKGGGGGANRDAGSRALVSKKPNKQQHLWIRKETAGSGKKALRLIDAVRYTLAIDTVSKLPNEREAIYGALDKWSAFEPEFPIIAAAKALGMLKRRRQWLRIIQVTKWLMSKGQVLTWTTYDTLLLALLMDKRVDEAESVWNTVIQTHTRSVPKRLFSRMILIYDIHQRPDKVLEIFADMEELGVRPDEDTARRIGKAFVASGQEEKEKHVLEKYLKKWKYIHFNGERVRVRRDGPLA
- the LOC100282749 gene encoding pentatricopeptide repeat-containing protein At4g18975, chloroplastic-like isoform X2, which codes for MAGAFAFRLVPRLAAEPAARGKGGGGGANRDAGSRALVSKKPNKQQHLWIRKETAGSGKKALRLIDAVTKWLMSKGQVLTWTTYDTLLLALLMDKRVDEAESVWNTVIQTHTRSVPKRLFSRMILIYDIHQRPDKVLEIFADMEELGVRPDEDTARRIGKAFVASGQEEKEKHVLEKYLKKWKYIHFNGERVRVRRDGPLA
- the LOC100282749 gene encoding Pentatricopeptide repeat-containing protein At4g18975, chloroplastic-like, with product MAGAFAFRLVPRLAAEPAARGKGGGGGANRDAGSRALVSKKPNKQQHLWIRKETAGSGKKALRLIDAVSKLPNEREAIYGALDKWSAFEPEFPIIAAAKALGMLKRRRQWLRIIQVTKWLMSKGQVLTWTTYDTLLLALLMDKRVDEAESVWNTVIQTHTRSVPKRLFSRMILIYDIHQRPDKVLEIFADMEELGVRPDEDTARRIGKAFVASGQEEKEKHVLEKYLKKWKYIHFNGERVRVRRDGPLA